From Bdellovibrio sp. KM01:
CTAAAATCATGAAAGAACAACTTCAAATCTTCCTTACTTTCGATGAAAGCATGGAGCCAGTTGAAGAATCTCGTGAGCTTGGTTCACCTTCATTGAACGAGAATTTGTTCCGTTCAGTTGATGACCTTGAGCTTTCTGTTCGCTCTGCGAACTGCTTGAAAAACGCTAACATCCGTTACATCGGTGAGTTGGTTGTTCGTTCTGAAGCAGAGATGCTTAAAACTAAAAACTTTGGACGCAAGTCTTTGAACGAGATCAAAGAGATCTTGGGCGAGATGGGTCTTGGCCTCGGTATGAAAATCGAAGGCTGGCCGCCTCCAGGTTGGGATCCTTCTCAACCACCAGTAAAAAGAGAAACACAACAGTAATCACAAGTAAGTGATGGCACCAGCTTCCTCAGGGGAGTTGGTGAGGGCTGGAGCCCGAAAAAGTAACACTGAGCAATTACGCTAAGTGTTCTTCGTGAGGATACCTGATACGGTCCCCACGTTTTACCGGAGAACAAAATGAGTTCACACAGAAGAAGAGTTAAGCATTTCGATCGTAAATCTGGCCCAAGAAAAGCGTTGTTGCGTGGTTTGGTTGAGTCTCTAGTTGAGCACGGCCGTATCACTACAACTGTTGACCGTGCGAAAGAAACTCGCCGTCACGTTGAGCGCGCTATCACTCTTGGTAAAAAAGGTGACTTGAACACAACTCGTTTGTTGTTGTCTCGCTACCCAAATAAAAACGTTGTAAGCATCATCATGAAGGACTTGTCTCCTCGTTTTGCTTCTCGTCCAGGTGGTTACACTCGTATCATCAAAATCGGTCGTCGCCCTGGTGACACTGCTGAGATGGCTTTCCTTGAGTTCGTAGACTACGATTTCGAAGCAAAAGCTGCAGCTAAAGAAGAGAAATCTGCTAAAGC
This genomic window contains:
- the rplQ gene encoding 50S ribosomal protein L17; amino-acid sequence: MSSHRRRVKHFDRKSGPRKALLRGLVESLVEHGRITTTVDRAKETRRHVERAITLGKKGDLNTTRLLLSRYPNKNVVSIIMKDLSPRFASRPGGYTRIIKIGRRPGDTAEMAFLEFVDYDFEAKAAAKEEKSAKATEKPAKKTAAKAKKATTKTVAAKKKTVKKTQKKARAKSRA